A single genomic interval of Streptomyces sp. NBC_00663 harbors:
- a CDS encoding BadF/BadG/BcrA/BcrD ATPase family protein: MREASFSGPLVLGIDVGGTKTHLRALAGDTPVTDHVRLSLGWRPHDPVAAAGWLAALVAEALPTGVRPTALAVGGHACETPRQCAQIRTALQLHFDVPALVVGDAELLAPAAGLDKGVGLVAGTGSVAVGRTADGSLVQVGGWGAVLGDEGGSAGLVREAARAVWAAHDRGEEPDALAAGLLAAFEVPEVPALGAALERAQDVSAEWGRHAPAVFAAADAGSHLARTVITEGGRALAALVARLAARGVAVDDVVVAGGTILAQPLLYDAFTTALADRVPTARPQPLRVPPVEGAVALARSLL; this comes from the coding sequence GTGCGGGAAGCCTCGTTTTCCGGCCCGCTCGTGCTGGGCATCGACGTGGGTGGCACCAAGACGCACCTGCGTGCGCTCGCGGGAGACACCCCGGTGACCGACCACGTCCGCCTCAGTCTCGGCTGGCGGCCACACGACCCCGTGGCCGCCGCCGGCTGGCTGGCCGCGCTGGTCGCCGAGGCCCTGCCGACCGGCGTCCGCCCGACCGCCCTCGCCGTCGGCGGGCACGCCTGCGAGACCCCTCGTCAGTGCGCCCAGATCCGTACCGCACTGCAACTCCACTTCGACGTGCCCGCACTGGTCGTGGGCGACGCCGAACTCCTCGCCCCCGCGGCGGGCCTGGACAAGGGGGTCGGCCTGGTGGCCGGCACCGGTTCGGTGGCCGTCGGCAGGACCGCCGACGGCTCCCTCGTCCAGGTCGGCGGCTGGGGCGCGGTCCTCGGTGACGAGGGCGGCTCGGCCGGTCTCGTCCGCGAGGCCGCACGCGCCGTATGGGCCGCCCACGACCGCGGAGAGGAGCCCGACGCCCTCGCCGCCGGTCTGCTCGCCGCCTTCGAGGTGCCCGAGGTGCCCGCGCTCGGCGCGGCACTCGAACGCGCCCAGGACGTCTCCGCGGAATGGGGCCGGCACGCCCCCGCCGTGTTCGCCGCCGCCGACGCGGGCTCACACCTCGCCCGCACGGTGATCACCGAAGGCGGCCGGGCCCTCGCCGCCCTCGTCGCACGCCTCGCCGCGCGCGGCGTAGCCGTCGACGACGTGGTGGTGGCGGGCGGCACGATCCTCGCCCAACCCCTCCTGTACGACGCCTTCACCACCGCCCTCGCCGACAGGGTTCCGACAGCGCGGCCACAGCCGCTGCGGGTGCCGCCGGTCGAGGGAGCGGTGGCGCTGGCGCGTTCACTCCTGTGA
- a CDS encoding ABC transporter substrate-binding protein, with amino-acid sequence MTNVGARRSRRLGRGGMRRIVPLAAAASAGALLLTACGGGGDSGGTSKSLTFWISTVPGQDAGWKKMVAQYKKETGVAVKLVNIPYDGYTTKLHNAAQANSLPDVATVPALDPIWSNKLIDLKDIANNKTNKINANFVAKDSSGKVLSIPSDVTASGMFINKSLFEKAGVEYPTSPDKTWTWDEFIKAANTVREKTDAKYSLTFDQSPSRLRAMVYEMGGKYVHADDSGKFSVDAATKKAVNTFVGWNDDKTMPKSVWTSGADPSAMFQSGDVVAYWSGVWQVPAFADSIKKFEWASVPTPAQPVQASDVNSGGMTVGFNNNADASKAATKFLSWLYEPAHYKALCEASGFLPVESGLNPTYPFKSEAAQAAFKLYNEEIPLYDPISGYFNGAQTNWVLKGKSLTEDPTKTELGKAINGQQSADKALQNIVDGYNQQVGG; translated from the coding sequence ATGACCAATGTAGGTGCGCGGCGCTCTCGCCGACTCGGCCGCGGCGGTATGCGCCGCATTGTCCCCCTTGCTGCCGCTGCCTCGGCAGGTGCCCTGCTGCTGACCGCCTGCGGAGGCGGAGGCGACTCGGGCGGTACCTCCAAGTCGCTGACGTTCTGGATCTCCACGGTTCCGGGGCAGGACGCGGGCTGGAAGAAGATGGTGGCGCAGTACAAGAAGGAAACCGGCGTCGCCGTCAAGCTCGTCAACATCCCCTACGACGGCTACACGACGAAGCTGCACAACGCCGCCCAGGCGAACTCGCTGCCCGACGTGGCGACCGTGCCGGCGCTGGACCCGATCTGGTCGAACAAGCTGATCGACCTCAAGGACATCGCCAACAACAAGACCAACAAGATCAACGCCAACTTCGTGGCGAAGGACTCGTCCGGGAAGGTGCTGTCCATCCCCTCGGACGTCACCGCGTCCGGCATGTTCATCAACAAGTCGCTCTTCGAGAAGGCCGGCGTCGAGTACCCGACCTCGCCCGACAAGACCTGGACCTGGGACGAGTTCATCAAGGCGGCCAACACGGTCCGCGAGAAGACCGACGCCAAGTACTCCCTGACCTTCGACCAGTCGCCGTCGCGACTGCGCGCCATGGTGTACGAGATGGGCGGCAAGTACGTCCATGCCGACGACTCCGGCAAGTTCTCGGTGGACGCGGCGACCAAGAAGGCCGTGAACACCTTCGTCGGCTGGAACGACGACAAGACCATGCCGAAGTCGGTGTGGACGTCCGGCGCCGACCCGTCCGCCATGTTCCAGAGCGGTGACGTCGTCGCCTACTGGTCCGGCGTGTGGCAGGTGCCCGCCTTCGCGGACAGCATCAAGAAGTTCGAGTGGGCGAGCGTCCCGACCCCGGCCCAGCCGGTGCAGGCCAGTGACGTCAACAGCGGCGGCATGACGGTCGGCTTCAACAACAACGCCGACGCCTCCAAGGCCGCGACGAAGTTCCTGTCCTGGCTGTACGAGCCGGCCCACTACAAGGCGCTGTGCGAGGCGTCCGGCTTCCTGCCGGTCGAGAGCGGTCTGAACCCGACGTACCCCTTCAAGTCCGAGGCGGCGCAGGCGGCGTTCAAGCTCTACAACGAGGAGATCCCGCTCTACGACCCGATCTCCGGCTACTTCAACGGCGCGCAGACCAACTGGGTGCTGAAGGGCAAGAGCCTGACCGAGGACCCGACCAAGACGGAGCTCGGCAAGGCGATCAACGGCCAGCAGTCGGCCGACAAGGCCCTTCAGAACATCGTGGACGGCTACAACCAGCAGGTCGGCGGCTGA
- a CDS encoding MurR/RpiR family transcriptional regulator, with translation MPSPQQARAQASAITSGKSVPEAEAAPTSQLRNLFDRPRLSPGQRRIAQYLIEHITEAAFLSITDLAERVGVSQPSVTRFAAAVGFSGYPALREKLQSIALGTLAGGPLAAEENQGNELQAAVDAEIENLENLRRDFADPDQLIDMGRKLSASTPLTVLGVRISVSLAEYFAYAARRVHPDVRLVTLGGSVAYDALLQSREAGGTWVLAFSMPRHAQETLTALRVARSAGLKVALITDLALGPMADEADVVFATGTGSRLVFDSYAAPGVMAAALLQAMTDADPERTQARLEEYEQISEQHQFFLRD, from the coding sequence GTGCCATCGCCGCAGCAGGCACGTGCGCAGGCATCCGCCATCACTTCGGGCAAGTCGGTACCGGAAGCGGAGGCCGCACCGACTTCCCAGCTCAGGAACCTCTTCGACCGGCCGCGACTGTCCCCGGGACAGCGCCGGATCGCCCAGTACCTGATCGAGCACATCACCGAGGCGGCCTTCCTCTCGATCACCGACCTCGCCGAGCGCGTCGGGGTCAGCCAGCCGTCGGTGACCCGGTTCGCGGCAGCGGTGGGCTTCAGCGGCTACCCCGCGTTGCGCGAGAAACTCCAGTCCATCGCCCTGGGCACCCTGGCCGGCGGGCCCCTCGCGGCCGAGGAGAACCAGGGCAACGAACTCCAGGCCGCGGTGGACGCCGAGATCGAGAACCTGGAGAACCTGCGCCGCGACTTCGCCGACCCCGACCAGCTCATCGACATGGGCCGCAAGCTGTCGGCGTCGACGCCGCTGACCGTCCTCGGCGTGCGCATCTCGGTGTCGCTGGCGGAGTACTTCGCCTACGCGGCGCGGCGCGTCCATCCCGACGTACGGCTGGTGACGCTGGGCGGCAGCGTGGCCTACGACGCGCTGCTCCAGTCCCGCGAGGCCGGCGGCACCTGGGTGCTGGCGTTCTCGATGCCCCGGCACGCGCAGGAGACGCTCACGGCCCTGCGCGTGGCCCGCAGCGCGGGGCTGAAGGTCGCCCTGATCACCGACCTGGCGCTCGGCCCGATGGCGGACGAGGCGGACGTGGTCTTCGCCACCGGCACCGGCTCCCGTCTGGTCTTCGACTCCTACGCCGCCCCCGGCGTGATGGCCGCCGCGCTGCTCCAGGCCATGACGGACGCGGATCCCGAGCGCACCCAGGCGCGGCTCGAGGAGTACGAGCAGATCTCCGAGCAGCACCAGTTCTTCCTGCGGGACTGA
- a CDS encoding ROK family transcriptional regulator, producing the protein MAEAPRLTESASAVFAVLARAGTATRPQLASLAGLSKPTVSSAVAELESAGLAAHSGTASGATGRSAAVYGLGPAAGAVLAVDLGPALTRVRGCALDGTLLAQATGSRDEAADVVREAVFALPDGAPVRSIVVAVGDVTAGEDGRGQRPATAKAGPVFDAVTVALPRGVPVHLENNVNCAALAELHEGAARGRASFGYLRIGVGIGLGIVVGGQVLRGANGAAGELARLPYPWDDAVEPRQEALEEYIGARSLVRRAAEAWPDGDGPCPRTADELFAHAREGRATARTVVDRHAADIGRLAAAVTAVLDPGLIVLGGSTGADPQLLDGVRAEMARLSWPTEVVSSTVGDLGTVVGASRLAVARGVQTVTDVARAKD; encoded by the coding sequence GTGGCGGAAGCCCCCCGTCTGACCGAGAGCGCCAGCGCTGTCTTCGCCGTCCTGGCGCGGGCCGGCACGGCGACCCGCCCGCAGCTCGCGAGCCTGGCGGGCCTGTCGAAGCCGACGGTGTCCTCCGCCGTCGCGGAACTCGAGAGCGCCGGTCTCGCCGCCCACTCCGGCACCGCCTCCGGGGCCACCGGCCGCTCCGCCGCCGTATACGGTCTGGGGCCCGCCGCCGGAGCGGTGCTCGCCGTCGACCTCGGCCCGGCCCTCACCCGGGTGCGTGGCTGCGCCCTGGACGGCACCCTGCTCGCCCAGGCCACCGGCTCCCGGGACGAGGCCGCCGACGTGGTCCGCGAGGCCGTGTTCGCGCTGCCCGACGGGGCGCCGGTGCGTTCCATCGTCGTCGCCGTCGGTGATGTCACGGCGGGGGAGGACGGCCGGGGCCAGCGCCCGGCCACCGCGAAGGCGGGGCCCGTCTTCGACGCCGTCACCGTCGCCCTGCCCCGGGGCGTGCCGGTGCATCTGGAGAACAACGTCAACTGCGCCGCGCTCGCCGAACTGCACGAGGGTGCCGCGCGCGGCCGGGCCTCCTTCGGCTATCTGCGGATCGGCGTCGGCATCGGTCTCGGCATCGTCGTCGGCGGCCAGGTGCTGCGCGGGGCGAACGGGGCGGCCGGTGAGCTGGCCCGGCTGCCCTACCCCTGGGACGACGCAGTGGAGCCGCGCCAGGAGGCCCTGGAGGAGTACATCGGCGCCCGCTCGCTGGTGCGCCGGGCCGCCGAGGCCTGGCCGGACGGCGACGGGCCCTGTCCGCGCACCGCCGACGAGCTCTTCGCGCACGCCCGGGAGGGCCGGGCCACGGCCCGCACGGTCGTGGACCGCCACGCGGCCGACATCGGCCGGCTGGCCGCCGCCGTGACCGCCGTACTGGACCCCGGACTGATCGTTCTCGGGGGCAGCACGGGCGCCGATCCGCAGCTCCTGGACGGGGTGCGGGCGGAGATGGCGCGGCTGAGCTGGCCGACCGAGGTGGTCAGCAGCACGGTCGGTGATCTCGGCACCGTCGTGGGTGCCTCCCGGCTCGCCGTCGCCCGGGGAGTCCAAACCGTGACCGATGTGGCGCGGGCCAAGGATTGA
- a CDS encoding phosphatase PAP2 family protein: protein MPSTAGPRSHSPVSELAPSRRGFLRTSLGVSAGVLAAPTFASWLGAADAKAATAALAFVDDYRTNVVANQTPETNAVIRALGGFAEIWKTGGAWNTGTPLLPEILRANMRYCARLTQARTEAQAREAFVYDRQHQSYAMIGALGPLADLYKSGAKAVTSITSAPDTTPATTVSDAVPAGAPAGSALGAGSYTSDLGLVAKLVDTVRGPFASGNPAKFAFQYPRPWRMNEDSEVVDTGTTDALGYPVYDSDVVVVPQLLRQRGTTAAEDGGFPSGHTNAFHLAALAFAYAVPERFQELVTRAFELSHTRIMSGMHSTVDVLGGRVMATALAAAALADSANADLKAAARAQALAYFQEKTGTTADTLYAYAHTDAGDAYADRDANACLVEPKLTYVLTRHGRSEPLTVPKGAEVLLETRLPYLDAEQRREVLRTTALPSGYVLLDGWEQWGRLNLFAAADGYGSFDSDVTVTLDASAGGFQAADSWRNDIDGDGGLTKRGTGTLTLTGHNRYTGGTVVKEGVLAAASAHALGHGDVRVSGGTLTVATAKSVQIHGTYAQESAALDVTLRSGRGPALEVTRRAVLGMGSVLTLRLDAEKPPVAGSVVRVLSTAGLRGRFDRVELNSDTLRAVPVYTAEGLSVRLLKR, encoded by the coding sequence ATGCCGTCAACCGCCGGGCCCCGCTCGCACTCGCCGGTCAGTGAACTCGCCCCGAGCCGAAGGGGGTTCCTCCGGACGTCCCTCGGCGTCTCGGCCGGTGTGCTGGCCGCGCCCACCTTCGCCTCCTGGCTGGGCGCCGCCGACGCCAAGGCCGCGACCGCCGCCCTCGCGTTCGTCGACGACTACAGGACGAATGTCGTCGCGAACCAGACGCCCGAGACCAACGCGGTCATCCGCGCCCTCGGCGGCTTCGCCGAGATCTGGAAGACCGGCGGCGCCTGGAACACCGGCACCCCGCTGCTGCCCGAGATCCTGCGCGCCAACATGCGCTACTGCGCCCGCCTCACCCAGGCCCGCACCGAGGCGCAGGCGAGGGAGGCGTTCGTCTACGACCGCCAGCACCAGAGCTACGCCATGATCGGCGCGCTCGGTCCGCTCGCCGACCTGTACAAGTCGGGTGCCAAGGCGGTCACTTCGATCACCAGCGCGCCGGACACCACGCCCGCGACGACCGTCAGCGACGCCGTCCCCGCGGGCGCGCCCGCCGGTTCCGCGCTCGGCGCCGGCTCGTACACCTCGGACCTCGGCCTGGTGGCCAAGCTGGTGGACACCGTGCGCGGTCCGTTCGCCTCCGGCAACCCGGCCAAGTTCGCCTTCCAGTACCCGCGTCCGTGGCGCATGAACGAGGACAGCGAGGTCGTCGACACGGGCACGACCGACGCGCTCGGCTACCCGGTGTACGACTCGGACGTGGTCGTCGTGCCCCAGCTGCTGCGCCAGCGCGGCACCACCGCAGCCGAGGACGGCGGCTTCCCGAGCGGCCACACCAACGCCTTCCACCTGGCGGCGCTGGCGTTCGCGTACGCGGTGCCGGAGCGGTTCCAGGAGCTGGTGACCCGCGCCTTCGAGCTCAGCCACACCCGGATCATGTCCGGCATGCACTCCACCGTCGATGTGCTCGGCGGCCGGGTCATGGCCACCGCCCTGGCCGCCGCCGCGCTGGCCGACTCCGCGAACGCCGACCTCAAGGCCGCCGCCCGCGCCCAGGCCCTCGCCTACTTCCAGGAGAAGACCGGCACGACGGCCGACACCCTCTACGCCTACGCCCACACGGACGCCGGCGACGCCTACGCGGACCGAGACGCCAACGCCTGCCTGGTCGAGCCCAAGTTGACGTACGTCCTCACCCGGCACGGCCGCAGCGAGCCGCTGACCGTGCCCAAGGGCGCCGAGGTGCTGCTGGAGACGCGGCTGCCCTATCTGGACGCGGAGCAGCGGCGCGAGGTGCTGCGCACGACCGCGCTGCCCTCGGGGTACGTCCTGCTGGACGGCTGGGAGCAGTGGGGCCGCCTCAACCTGTTCGCCGCGGCGGACGGGTACGGCTCCTTCGACTCCGACGTCACCGTCACCCTCGACGCGTCGGCCGGCGGCTTCCAGGCGGCCGACAGCTGGCGCAACGACATCGACGGGGACGGCGGCCTCACCAAGCGCGGCACCGGCACGCTCACCCTGACCGGCCACAACCGGTACACGGGCGGCACCGTCGTCAAGGAGGGCGTGCTGGCCGCCGCCTCCGCCCACGCCCTCGGCCACGGCGACGTCCGTGTCTCCGGCGGCACACTGACGGTGGCGACGGCCAAGTCGGTGCAGATCCACGGCACTTACGCCCAGGAGTCCGCCGCGCTCGACGTCACCCTGCGCTCGGGCCGCGGTCCCGCGCTGGAGGTCACGCGGCGTGCGGTGCTCGGCATGGGCAGCGTGCTCACGCTGCGCCTGGACGCCGAGAAGCCGCCGGTGGCCGGCAGCGTGGTCCGCGTGCTGAGCACGGCGGGGCTGCGCGGCCGGTTCGACCGCGTGGAGCTGAACTCCGACACGCTGCGGGCCGTACCCGTCTACACGGCGGAAGGTCTGTCGGTACGACTCCTGAAGCGGTGA
- a CDS encoding carbohydrate ABC transporter permease has protein sequence MTTTDMPRKVDAGSGRAVTKKRSRGAGGNGGLRSVVSATTLMWILAALYGLPVLWFVLSSFKPAGDLFSLPLTILPHNPTLSGYQAAWDSANFSQYFINTAIVCVITTILTVGASCCTGYALAKYDNKWLKFFFLCILATTMLPSEVMLAPEFLVVRDLGLYNSFSGIILPAVLTATGCFMFRQFFLTVPDELIEAARIDGARELSIFLRIMVPISRPIMLTLAILSFQWRWNDYIWPLLMLNDPDKFTVQIGIQSLVGAQNINWSVLLGGSVISMIPLIAVFLVFQRYVMSADINAGLKD, from the coding sequence ATGACCACCACAGACATGCCACGCAAGGTCGACGCCGGGTCCGGACGGGCTGTCACCAAGAAGCGGTCCCGCGGCGCGGGCGGCAACGGTGGGCTTCGCAGCGTGGTGTCCGCGACGACACTGATGTGGATCCTGGCGGCCCTCTACGGCCTTCCGGTGCTGTGGTTCGTCCTCAGCTCCTTCAAGCCGGCCGGAGACCTGTTCTCCCTTCCGCTGACGATCCTTCCGCACAACCCGACCCTGTCGGGTTACCAGGCGGCCTGGGACAGCGCCAACTTCTCGCAGTACTTCATCAACACGGCCATCGTGTGCGTGATCACCACGATCCTCACCGTGGGCGCCAGCTGCTGCACCGGCTACGCCCTGGCCAAGTACGACAACAAGTGGCTGAAGTTCTTCTTCCTCTGCATCCTGGCCACCACGATGCTGCCGTCCGAGGTCATGCTCGCCCCGGAGTTCCTGGTCGTCCGAGACCTGGGCCTCTACAACTCCTTCAGCGGCATCATCCTCCCGGCGGTGCTCACCGCGACCGGCTGCTTCATGTTCCGCCAGTTCTTCCTGACGGTCCCCGACGAGCTCATCGAGGCCGCCCGCATCGACGGCGCCCGCGAACTGTCCATCTTCCTGCGGATCATGGTGCCGATCTCCCGGCCCATCATGCTGACGCTCGCCATCCTGTCCTTCCAGTGGCGCTGGAACGACTACATCTGGCCGCTGCTGATGCTCAACGACCCCGACAAGTTCACCGTGCAGATCGGCATCCAGAGCCTCGTCGGGGCGCAGAACATCAACTGGTCGGTGCTGCTGGGCGGTTCGGTCATCTCGATGATCCCGCTGATCGCCGTCTTCCTCGTGTTCCAGCGCTACGTCATGAGCGCCGACATCAACGCAGGCCTGAAGGACTGA
- a CDS encoding phospholipid carrier-dependent glycosyltransferase yields the protein MMARELHSVLDREPLPTVPARPPRRRPWLVPLLVGLLLAQMTVAMVTTAVRQTPTIDEPVYVATATDYLHEHRVRYNPEHPPLGKLIVEAGIAFADPHYDPSFVGDQGQVGRHLLYESGNDPWRVMLWARLPVIALTLAFGLVVFAFARDLLGPAGGLMALALYSFSPDLITHGSLATLDVPAAGFLLTSVWLLWRARHRPRLYVPLAGLAAGAAPATKMSTLAAVPVLLALAAWSVWRAETDADTEGRRQGDAPSTVEDRRGRLVRAVAGAAVLALGALVVVWASYLVVDPRLRWTPVERVPVVHGARALLVDLLPFPEAYRDGMRVQFGFEDQPWQGFLFGRLYTGSLWYYLPAALLVKTPLGMLALWLAGAVAVVAVRRLRPAAPYLLVPTAVLLGAAMTGSRDFGTRYAIFVPMFLAVAAAGVLALRRRWAGAVAGALVLFVAVSSVRAYPFYLPYSNEAFGGPDKTHLRLHDSNVDWGQDLGRLADRLRERYSGERVWLVYKGAGVPSYYGIEAADPRTAEPDAVRGLLVVSDSAAAKATGRLAELIDSARSIDHIGHSITVYRR from the coding sequence ATGATGGCGCGCGAACTGCACTCGGTCCTGGACCGGGAACCCCTCCCCACCGTCCCCGCGCGCCCGCCGCGACGGCGGCCCTGGCTCGTGCCGCTCCTGGTGGGTCTGCTGCTCGCCCAGATGACCGTCGCGATGGTGACGACGGCGGTGCGGCAGACGCCGACCATCGACGAGCCCGTGTACGTGGCCACGGCCACCGACTACCTCCATGAGCACCGCGTCCGCTACAACCCCGAACACCCGCCCCTGGGCAAGCTGATCGTCGAAGCCGGCATCGCGTTCGCCGACCCGCACTACGACCCGTCCTTCGTGGGCGACCAGGGACAGGTCGGGCGGCATCTGCTGTACGAGTCCGGCAACGACCCCTGGCGGGTGATGCTGTGGGCCCGGCTGCCGGTGATCGCACTGACGCTGGCGTTCGGGCTGGTGGTCTTCGCCTTCGCCCGTGACCTGCTGGGCCCGGCGGGCGGGCTCATGGCCCTCGCTCTGTACTCCTTCTCCCCCGACCTCATCACCCATGGCTCCCTCGCCACCCTCGACGTTCCGGCCGCCGGGTTCCTGCTGACGTCGGTGTGGCTGCTGTGGCGGGCCCGGCACCGTCCACGGCTGTACGTGCCGCTCGCCGGGCTGGCCGCCGGGGCCGCGCCGGCCACGAAGATGAGCACGCTGGCGGCGGTTCCGGTGCTGCTGGCACTGGCCGCCTGGTCGGTGTGGCGCGCCGAGACCGACGCCGACACCGAGGGACGCAGGCAGGGTGACGCGCCGTCGACCGTGGAGGACCGGCGCGGGAGGCTGGTCCGTGCGGTCGCCGGGGCCGCCGTTCTCGCGCTGGGCGCCCTGGTCGTCGTATGGGCGTCGTATCTCGTGGTCGATCCGCGGTTGCGCTGGACGCCGGTGGAGCGGGTGCCGGTCGTGCACGGGGCGCGGGCGCTGCTCGTCGATCTGCTGCCGTTCCCGGAGGCGTACCGGGACGGGATGCGGGTGCAGTTCGGCTTCGAGGACCAGCCGTGGCAGGGCTTCCTGTTCGGGCGGCTCTACACCGGGTCCCTCTGGTACTACCTGCCGGCCGCGCTGCTGGTGAAGACGCCGCTCGGGATGCTGGCGCTGTGGCTCGCCGGGGCCGTCGCGGTCGTGGCGGTACGGCGGCTGCGGCCCGCGGCGCCCTATCTGCTGGTCCCCACCGCCGTACTGCTCGGCGCGGCGATGACGGGGTCACGGGACTTCGGCACCCGGTACGCGATCTTCGTGCCGATGTTCCTGGCGGTGGCGGCGGCCGGGGTCCTCGCGCTGCGTCGGCGGTGGGCCGGTGCCGTGGCCGGGGCGCTGGTGCTGTTCGTCGCGGTCAGCTCGGTGCGCGCCTATCCGTTCTATCTGCCGTACTCCAACGAAGCGTTCGGCGGTCCGGACAAGACGCATCTGCGGCTGCACGACTCCAATGTGGACTGGGGTCAGGACCTGGGGCGCCTCGCCGACCGGCTGCGCGAGCGGTACTCGGGCGAGCGGGTCTGGCTCGTGTACAAGGGCGCCGGAGTGCCGTCGTACTACGGCATCGAGGCGGCCGATCCGCGCACGGCGGAGCCGGACGCGGTGCGCGGGCTGCTCGTGGTGTCGGATTCGGCGGCGGCGAAGGCCACGGGACGACTGGCCGAACTGATCGACAGCGCCCGTTCGATCGACCATATTGGTCATTCGATCACGGTCTATCGACGGTGA
- a CDS encoding carbohydrate ABC transporter permease yields MTKRASDVTASPPGRPRRRSKYTVAPLVLIAANVVLFSLFFVWPAVIGLVYSFTNYTGVGAFQFVGLDNYQNLFGDSTFYDALSRTLLYTVLVVPLNFVLSLLIANLVVSKQAKGASIARVVFFIPWLISPIVVGVLWRWLFGENFGLINYVIEKLGGSAIAWQSNADLSLGVVVMAGAWWGTAFSMLLFIAAIKNVPTSYYEAASLDGAGPWRQFFSITLPSIAPTSFIVILLNTINAMKEYPLFLALNNGGPGTSNNLLVQYIYQTGFKTGQIGYASAASFVLMLILMAVAIIQLIVNRRMENR; encoded by the coding sequence ATGACAAAACGCGCCTCGGACGTGACCGCGAGCCCGCCGGGCCGGCCCAGGAGACGCAGTAAGTACACCGTTGCGCCGCTCGTTCTCATCGCGGCCAATGTCGTGCTCTTCTCGCTGTTCTTCGTCTGGCCTGCGGTGATCGGGCTCGTCTACTCGTTCACGAACTACACGGGTGTGGGGGCGTTCCAGTTCGTCGGACTGGACAACTACCAGAACCTGTTCGGGGACTCCACGTTCTACGACGCGCTGTCCCGGACGCTGCTGTACACCGTGCTCGTCGTTCCGCTGAACTTCGTGCTCTCGCTGCTCATCGCCAACCTCGTGGTGAGCAAGCAGGCCAAGGGCGCCTCGATCGCCCGGGTCGTCTTCTTCATCCCGTGGCTCATCTCGCCCATTGTCGTGGGTGTCCTGTGGCGGTGGCTGTTCGGTGAGAACTTCGGACTGATCAACTACGTCATCGAGAAGCTCGGCGGGAGCGCGATCGCGTGGCAGTCCAACGCGGACCTGTCGCTGGGCGTCGTGGTGATGGCCGGCGCCTGGTGGGGAACGGCCTTCTCGATGCTGCTGTTCATCGCGGCGATCAAGAACGTGCCCACCTCGTACTACGAGGCGGCCTCGCTCGACGGGGCGGGACCCTGGCGCCAGTTCTTCAGCATCACGCTGCCGAGCATCGCGCCCACCTCCTTCATCGTCATCCTGCTCAACACGATCAACGCGATGAAGGAGTACCCGCTCTTCCTCGCCCTCAACAACGGCGGACCGGGCACCTCGAACAACCTGCTCGTCCAGTACATCTACCAAACCGGCTTCAAAACCGGCCAGATCGGCTACGCGAGCGCGGCGTCGTTCGTGCTCATGCTCATCCTGATGGCCGTCGCGATCATCCAGCTGATCGTCAACCGGCGGATGGAGAACCGATGA
- a CDS encoding NAD(P)H-binding protein translates to MIVVTGATGNVGRELVRTLAASGAQVTATSRRIAEGDVPDGVLARRAELTDPDSLKPVFDGAEALFLHDGGPVAHLLDVPRLLEVAGAGGVRRVVLLSSLGVVTRPESASHGGTGRAIEEAVRHSGLEWTSLRPGGFHSNAFQWAESVREQRTVAAPFGDVGLPTVDPADIAAVAAVALREDGHAGQAYELTGPTVVTPRQQAVALGEAVGEPVRFVELGRDEARARLLRFMPEPVADTTLAVLGTPTPAEQRVSPDIERVTGRAPGTFAEWARRNAAAFR, encoded by the coding sequence ATGATCGTGGTGACGGGGGCGACGGGGAACGTCGGCCGGGAGCTCGTCCGGACGCTGGCCGCGTCCGGTGCCCAGGTGACGGCGACGTCCCGGCGGATCGCCGAGGGGGATGTCCCGGACGGCGTTCTGGCGCGGCGGGCGGAGTTGACGGATCCCGACAGCCTCAAGCCCGTGTTCGACGGCGCGGAGGCGCTGTTCCTGCACGACGGCGGTCCCGTCGCGCATCTGCTCGACGTCCCGCGTCTGCTGGAGGTGGCCGGGGCGGGCGGGGTGCGGCGGGTCGTGCTGCTGTCCTCGCTGGGCGTGGTGACCAGGCCGGAGTCGGCCTCGCACGGCGGCACGGGCCGCGCCATCGAGGAGGCAGTGCGGCACTCCGGCCTGGAGTGGACGTCACTGCGACCGGGCGGCTTCCACTCCAACGCGTTCCAGTGGGCGGAGTCGGTGCGTGAACAGCGCACCGTGGCCGCGCCGTTCGGGGATGTCGGGCTGCCCACGGTCGACCCGGCCGACATCGCGGCGGTGGCCGCGGTGGCCCTGCGTGAGGACGGACACGCCGGACAGGCCTATGAGTTGACCGGCCCGACCGTGGTGACGCCCCGTCAGCAGGCCGTGGCCCTCGGGGAGGCGGTGGGTGAGCCGGTGCGCTTCGTCGAGCTGGGCCGGGACGAGGCGCGGGCGCGGCTGCTGCGGTTCATGCCCGAGCCGGTGGCCGACACCACCCTCGCCGTCCTCGGCACGCCCACCCCGGCCGAGCAGCGGGTCAGCCCCGACATCGAGCGGGTCACCGGTCGGGCACCGGGAACGTTCGCGGAGTGGGCGCGCCGGAACGCCGCCGCGTTCCGGTAG